A window of the Hordeum vulgare subsp. vulgare chromosome 5H, MorexV3_pseudomolecules_assembly, whole genome shotgun sequence genome harbors these coding sequences:
- the LOC123452308 gene encoding UDP-glycosyltransferase 83A1-like translates to MAVAMPHVMVLPFPAQGHVTPLMELSHRLVDHGFQVTFVCTEPVHKLVLDALRQNGGGEALDVIRLVSIPDGLADGDDRRDLCKFLDGVSRCIPSYVEDLIRETKVRWLVGDANMGMCFEAAKKLGVRVACVFPASAAGLGTLLRLPQLIEDGFFDDKGFPKRRGAFEIAPNMPPMYTSHMPWSIDGAAEGQEVSFRLVSRNTQATSLAEIVVCNSFLEAEAAAFELFPSIVPIGPLFADQEFRKTVGQFLPEDTGCLKWLDAHPDGSVVYVAFGSFTVFDPRQFRELAEGLELTGRPFFWVVRLDFTTGGLSKAWYDEFTNRVVVNGSGMMVSWCPQQQVLAHRAVGCFVSHCGWNSTMEGVRNGVPILCWPYFVDQFANRSYICDIWRTGMAVTPGEDGVVTKEEVIAKLGLVIGDKGIAERARMLRDAARNSLKEGGSSYENFKRFVDLLRE, encoded by the exons ATGGCCGTCGCTATGCCTCACGTCATGGTGCTGCCGTTCCCGGCGCAGGGCCACGTCACCCCGCTCATGGAGCTGTCGCACCGCCTCGTCGACCACGGCTTCCAGGTCACCTTCGTCTGCACCGAGCCCGTCCACAAGCTAGTTCTCGACGCCCTgcggcagaacggcggcggcgaggcgctGGACGTGATCCGCCTGGTCTCCATACCGGACGGCCTGGCCGACGGCGACGACCGCAGGGACCTCTGCAAGTTTCTCGATGGGGTCTCGCGGTGCATACCAAGCTATGTCGAGGATCTCATCAGGGAGACGAAGGTGAGGTGGCTCGTCGGCGACGCCAACATGGGGATGTGCTTCGAGGCTGCCAAGAAGCTCGGCGTCCGGGTCGCCTGCGTCTTCCCGGCGTCCGCGGCGGGCCTTGGGACGTTGCTCCGGCTTCCCCAGCTGATAGAAGACGGCTTCTTCGATGACAAGG GCTTCCCGAAACGACGAGGCGCGTTCGAGATCGCCCCCAACATGCCGCCGATGTACACGTCGCACATGCCGTGGAGCATCGACGGCGCCGCCGAGGGGCAGGAGGTATCCTTCCGGCTGGTGTCCCGCAACACCCAGGCGACGAGCCTCGCCGAGATCGTCGTGTGCAACTCGTTCCTCGAAGCCGAGGCCGCGGCGTTCGAGCTGTTCCCCAGCATAGTGCCCATCGGGCCGCTGTTCGCCGACCAGGAGTTCCGGAAGACCGTCGGGCAGTTTTTGCCGGAGGACACGGGGTGCCTGAAGTGGCTCGACGCCCACCCCGATGGCTCCGTCGTGTACGTGGCGTTCGGCAGCTTCACTGTCTTTGACCCGCGGCAGTTCCGTGAGCTCGCCGAGGGGCTGGAGCTCACCGGCAGGCCGTTCTTCTGGGTGGTGCGCCTGGACTTCACGACCGGCGGCCTGAGCAAGGCGTGGTACGACGAGTTCACGAACCGCGTCGTCGTCAACGGCAGTGGCATGATGGTTAGCTGGTGTCCCCAGCAGCAG GTCCTCGCGCACCGCGCGGTGGGGTGCTTCGTGTCGCACTGCGGTTGGAACTCGACGATGGAGGGGGTCAGAAATGGCGTGCCGATCCTGTGTTGGCCGTACTTCGTCGACCAGTTCGCAAACCGGAGCTACATCTGCGACATCTGGAGGACCGGAATGGCCGTGACGCCCGGTGAAGACGGCGTCGTGACGAAGGAGGAGGTGATCGCTAAATTGGGATTGGTTATCGGTGACAAGGGAATTGCGGAGAGGGCACGTATGCTCAGGGATGCAGCTCGCAATAGCCTCAAAGAGGGCGGCTCCTCGTATGAGAATTTCAAGAGATTTGTCGATCTTCTAAGGGAATGA
- the LOC123452309 gene encoding uncharacterized protein LOC123452309: MSLLSLSLALFVVSRLLPTCIHGLHVEPNDIIKTIESECGDIIDCVDIYKQPSLKNPLLRDHKIQFKPTKEPPKIVHKLKGRNYSLPEQTWRRSGSCPEGTIPIRRKPIAIDDDVANRSLRFFSYVHPTDESVQDEGNGKVEIAAAYAVNGPYHGASAAIPIWKVQVEPNEFSKNYLRIASPHERQFVPIPGTDPPDIKNQIAVGMAVYPSVLGDDNPRLYIYATNDGGVNSHCLNHDCGFIQTNKQFALGTKFRDSESKVGGDLYFVSVALYRQTGPAVWWLSINEVAIGYFDSSFFPMPFIESFHNQMGGRVLDTRPGGRHTMTRMGSGMYGSAGANNAASIAYYLGINNDGGDQVDDPVNNIVTNHKCYDVKDLGPDLHHPGNDVAYGGPGGYYCDQ; the protein is encoded by the exons ATGAGCCTTCTTTCTTTGTCTCTGGCATTGTTTGTAGTGTCTCGACTGTTGCCAACGTGTATTCATGGGTTACATGTTGAACCCAATGATATTATCAAGACCATTGAG AGCGAATGCGGTGATATAATCGACTGTGTTGACATCTACAAGCAACCTAGCCTCAAGAATCCATTGCTTCGGGATCACAAAATCCAG TTTAAACCAACCAAGGAACCTCCTAAAATAGTGCATAAGCTTAAAGGAAGAAACTACAGTCTTCCTGAGCAAACATGGCGAAGAAGTGGTAGCTGTCCAGAAGGAACCATCCCGATTCGGAGGAAGCCTATTGCTATCGATGATGATGTTGCTAACCGGAGTCTACGTTTCTTCTCATACGTTCATCCTACTGACGAGAGCGTTCAAGATGAAGGGAACGGAAAAGTGGAA ATAGCTGCTGCATATGCTGTAAACGGACCATATCATGGAGCTAGTGCTGCAATCCCCATCTGGAAAGTACAAGTGGAGCCCAATGAATTCTCAAAGAATTACCTCCGCATTGCTAGTCCTCACGAGAGGCAGTTTGTCCCCATCCCAGGCACGGATCCGCCTGACATCAAGAATCAAATAGCTGTTGGAATGGCT GTGTATCCTTCGGTTCTGGGCGACGATAACCCTAGGCTGTACATCTACGCCACT AACGACGGCGGCGTGAATTCGCACTGCTTGAATCATGACTGCGGGTTCATTCAGACGAATAAACAGTTTGCACTTGGGACAAAATTCAGGGACAGCGAAtccaaggttggtggtgatctctaCTTCGTCTCGGTTGCGCTGTACAGGCAGACCGGGCCGGCGGTGTGGTGGTTGTCCATCAACGAGGTGGCCATCGGCTACTTCGACTCGAGCTTCTTCCCGATGCCCTTCATCGAGAGCTTCCACAACCAGATGGGCGGACGTGTGCTGGACACGCGGCCGGGGGGCAGGCACACCATGACGCGGATGGGCAGCGGCATGTACGGCTCGGCAGGGGCCAACAACGCCGCCTCTATCGCCTATTACCTAGGCATCAACAACGACGGCGGCGACCAAGTGGATGACCCTGTCAACAACATCGTCACTAATCACAAGTGCTACGATGTCAAGGACCTTGGACCAGATCTCCATCATCCAGGCAACGACGTCGCCTACGGCGGCCCCGGAGGATACTACTGTGATCAATAA